The Citrus sinensis cultivar Valencia sweet orange chromosome 4, DVS_A1.0, whole genome shotgun sequence DNA segment ATAAAACAAAGGACTGTTGGTAATTTTTAGGTAGAGAAGGTATGGTGATCACCTTgcttcatttaaaaaataaaattctttaattgCTTAATCAAACGTTCTTCAACTCGGTCCAATGTCGCAAACTTTTTGGCGAGATTTGAGAAAATTGTCAAGTGAGTTGGTGTATTTGGATTCCATTAAGGAATTAAAACATTCTTAATTATCATAGTTTGAATAGGTGTCATTACTTATGAGAATATACAATAACCATTAATTCATACTCAATTATACTAAATCATAATTCATTCACCAACTTGATGCTCCATTAATGTGTTGTCAAGGCATCAATTACATTAATGAGCAGACATATATAATATGTGATTATAAACTCGTTTGTATATTCTTcattttactcttttaatttagttaCTTACGGGTCTGTGTACTTTGAAATCTTTCTGAAGCCTTCGCCATTAACACCACCAAATTCTGATGATGTGCATTTACCAAAACAGAACCATGATTAAACCTTCCACATTAAGAATCAGACAGATCTCTTTtgtttgatgaagaaatttctcatgaattgaaattcaaatattgTCAAAGTGTTAATGCAGGACCTAGAATAGCAACGACACCAGAAAAGAACACAACCTCGCTAGTATAAAATGTTAAACAAGTACAAGACTTGCTAGCTAGCTCTTAGAATTGAATTCCAAAACAGAGCCGTGATAAATGACACTGACTAATATATGTGACGATTTGATAATCATCAAAACTTTGATCTTCAAAAGTTCAGTATTTCTTCTCATCCTCAGATTTCAATATGTTGCCTCCAAATGCATTTGAATCTTGatcattttaaattcttccTCCCTTCAAATCCTAGCTTGTCTGACTCAATTGGTGGCCACCAGCCCTGCAATACCAGGGGCTTGTCTCTTCTACTTATTTCTTAAAGGCAGCGAGCTCTGCATAGGCGGACAGTAAAAGTATTTCTGAGATTTTGTTATACAAGGAACCATCTTTTAGCTTGTCCTGCATATtcataaacaaagaaaattcagTATGGCGCTCAATTCAAAGTTCAAGCCATATCAAGGCTGTAAATTAAGAGCAATATTCTGACATACACTAGAAGATTTTTAGACACAAAATTCTGCTTGGGTGATGTGAAAAtacaaggaaaaaagaaaaaaaagactaGAATCATGTTTATATCATAAACCCTTCAAACTAGCCATACAATAGACTTACATTCCTGATTGGTTTTTTGAACTAGCCATAGCAGTACTCTGGCtgaagctgctgctgctccATTTCTTTCGTTTTTGTTTGGAAGAGAATGCTTTTCAGgaatatatgaatttcaagATCAGTTATGAGAAGTTGGTTATGAGGAATCTTAGTGAGCTTTAATCACGTGCCACAGTGCGCTCCTAGTACGTTTCTGTGTATTTGATTGAATCTCAACCATCAATACTAAATTACACTCCATCTGATGATAAGAGCTTTCTCAACTGTCTCCGAATTATTAACGACCGAAGCTCCCtgaaaagtttttatttattaattacgaTTTTGCTGCTTCAAAAATACCGTTATAAGGAGCTAAGGTAGTTAAGTTATTGGGAGACAGTTGTGGAATCTCGGATCGTGAGATGGAGTTTCACTTATGATTGATGGTTGAGATTCAACTAGACACTGAGACAGAGACTAAATTGAGAATCTGACGATTGTAAACCAATCTATCAAGTGCGCACTGTAGCACCTAATAACTGAAAAGCTGTATTAGATTCCTCGTAACAAAAATGAGAGAGCACCGACTACAATTCTCGTAACTGAATTCTACAAGTTCCAATAAAACATTCTCTTCCAAGAAACCTCATCAAAGCCCTCACTCtttcagagaaaaagattaaaaaaaaaaaatgaaagaaatttacTCTGCTCAACAACAGCCATTGGATATTGCACACTCTGAAGAAGAgtctaaagaaaaagaagaaaaggagaTGCAAGTGGGTGGTGCTAAAATTGCACCAAATGATCATGAAGAAAAAGACGTTGGTGATGGATTTGGCGGCAATCTTGATGGTGCTGATCAAGATGCAAGAGATGATCTTGATGAAGATTTTCGTGATGATCCAAATTTTTCGATTGATGTGGAACAGTTACTATCGAAATGGGAGGAAGAGGAGAAGCATGAAGCGAAGAAGAGGAGGAAAACGTAGTGAAAACAGAAAAGGCATCTGGCTACAGACTTCTTAATGCTACAATTTGGATACTTTTTGATGTGGGCTTTTAATTGTCTCACTGCAGTTCACTCGTTTTGTTTTCAGAGCTTTCGATGATGATCAAATTGAACCTTCTATTGAActcccccccaaaaaaaaagtaggaTTGTTTTAACCATGGTTCTGTTTGTAAttcaatttgagaagaagTGTTGTagatttttcagaaaatgaatCTTCTTTTGGTTCGTTGAACTTCTATTGATACACTTTCTGGCACTACATTCTTTTCTTAATGCAGATTATATTTTCTGAGCACTAGATTTCTAAGTCATTTGGGGGTCATTTATGTTCAAAGAGTTCCtccttttctttcaatatttcctagtgaatttaattttgttcttttcaaaTATGTGGTGAATAATTTGGTTGTGATACCTCAAAGAAGTTTCCAGTATcgtttctaattttaattgattctctTACTATATCAGTAGTTTGATGCAGTTTTGATTTCAAATCATGCcatattttcatcaaataagGGCATATGTTTGATGTTAATATACAGACCCGGGTATAAAGAATTTGAGAGGCAATGCATGCGATAGGTGTTTTGCAAGTATCTTTTACCAATGTTCCTTTTTGTTAGccattttgttttggtaattttgatgatgatcgAATTAATTATTGCCCCTGCTCATCATCTGTGTAATAAGTGAGCTAGTGGTAGtgatctctttatttttctctgtTTTAATCTTTGGGCTAAGTTTCTGGTATAATTGCTACTGTTAGTTTCGGGACTATGTGTAATAAGCCATTAATTGCCAAAGCATGATCAAGTGGTTCCTGTTACAACTTTTAGGTTAAGATTCTGGTGTCATTGCTATTTTCAGTTGATTCTTCTCTAACCATTAACACTCAGAGAGACACATAGCAAGTCGGATCTGCTAGTAgtggagaaaaataaattgacttCATTAATACTAATTTTACATTGTTAACAAAAATACGGTagaaaagaaatctaataTTTAGACGGTAGCATGCGTGAACTAATCATCAAGCATCTGATTCTGATATGTTTGGTAGACGAATCATGATggatgaatgaatgaatggaGATTATTAATCAACTGTTGTTGGCTCGTTCGCATTCATCGATCCATTCAGCATATATATCGATGGGTTCGGTTAAAGCATGGATTTGGGTGCAAAACCTCTCAAGGCAATTCCAACAAAAGGCCTCGCCGATCTGAATCTTCTTGTCAATACGACATTCAACACTCGTTCCGTGGCCGCAGAATGGACATTGGAATTGAGTATCCAGTTTCTGCATTCCCTTCGTCTTCTTAACACCTACAGCCTTCGCCTTCCTTGACTTCCTCTTCCCCATTAATGCACAAAGATTTCAGTCGAGACACGAGAGAGAGACACAGAAAGATTCGTAAGTTTTGAACAGGAGGCTATATAAGCACCTGATGATTTCCTTATGCTGTTAGGATATGTTACGTTTCCTGGTGCTATCAGGATAGTATTGAGAAACGACAGTTAACTTGTGTCGTCTATCTTTACAGCAATGTCACCGACGGGTCGTGTAGACATAGACGATACCGCAAACTGTCACGTAGAAAAGTAAAAGACGCTGTCGTTCGGTCTCATTTGCGGTCGACTTCAACAGGATTACCGGACCAATGTATGAAAGCAACCGAAACTGATTAGGGGAGCTAAGGTGGTTAAGTAATTGAGGGAGAACAGTTGTGGACTCTCCTTTTATCAGATTCAGATTGAGTGTTATTTAGGATCGTTGGTTAAGATTCGATCGAAGACCTCTAAAATGACTCAATTGAGAATCTAACGGTTGAAAAGCGATCTATCAAGTGTGAATTGTAGCACCCAACTAAAGCTCAATAAGACTCCCGGTAACAGAAAACTGTCTTTTTGACTGTTACTAATACATAAGGAAACCATTATTGAATGAATAACCAAAATATCACTTACCAACTTCAAAGCAAACACAACTTTTGATCTATCATATGTCAGACTATCTATCATACATTCATACGGTGGGTGAAACCAGGCTCTTTTCGTATGGAATTGCTCGAGCTCTACGGTAACCGCAAATGGAATTACTTCTTTGGAGCATACAATGTTGGCGTACTCAAGATGAAGAACTCGATAGTGTGAGAGATATACTGGGTCATCCTCAGCCGAAATCGGAGAAAGACAAGAATGAAGCAGCATAAAGGTGATGAGACTTCTCTAGTATATACCGATTGTAGTCTTTGTAGttgttttagaaatttcatAGAAGTTCTTTTGTTTCCTTAAACATCTAGTAGACTTGGTTGCGAGTCTTGTTACTTGTATCTTTATGTTAAGTCTACTTTTAGTTGATTCTCCTCCTATATTAACAGTTGAATTTGAGCGCATGCCAAATTTTCATGAAACGAGATCTGGTATTGATTGTTAATGCTTCACTTTACCTAATTGCATCCTTAGCAGCTACCCTTTTTTTCTGAAAGCTGTTGCTATTTTTCAGGATTGGCAGTGTGTGTTTCAGGATTGGCGGTGTGTGTTCAGTGTAAAATGAACTAAACACATATATTGAAGCCATCaacatcatatttttatttattcactaAATAATGTTTAGCAGAATgtaaagaaatatataaactTTCTGTTAGGAGGAATCTTACTCAGATTTAATCACGTGCCATTGTGCGTATTTAATGCATTTCTTCAGAACCGTCAGATATTCTCAATTTAGTATCTGATTGAATCCCAACCATCAATCATAAGAAcggtattattattattattttttttgttgttgccTCAAAACTCTGTTTTAGCGAGCTAAGGTAGTTCCACTTATGATTGATGGTTGAGATTCAACTAGAAATTGTGAGGGAGACTGAATTGAGAATCTGACGGTTATAAAGCAATCTATCAAGTCAAATGTACACTGTAGCACCAAATTGAAGCTTAATAAGATTCCTGGTAACAGAAATGAGAGAGCGCCAAACTTCAATTCTCATAACGTCTCTGTCAAGGCATTCCCTTCCAAGAAACCTCATCGAAACCCTCACTCTttctgaagaaaaaaaaaaaaaaaaggaaatgggCTCAGCTTAACAACAGCCAATGAGTATTGCACCCTCTGAAGAAGAGATGCAAGTGGGCGAGGAAAAGAATGTTGATGGTGCTACAATTGCAacaaataaccaagaaaaaaaagaagctggTGAGGGGTCTGGCGGCAATCTTGATGATGctaatgaagatgaagaagaagagcctaaagaagaagaagaaggggaAAACAATCAAGTGGCTGATGGGTTTGGCGGCAATCTTGATGTTGATATtcaaatggagaaaaagaatGGTGCTAAAGATGCAAGAGTTGATCAACGTCGACGCTATCTTGAAAATTTGAGGAGCAAAGTTGATATCGACACTGAGATTAACCTCTTGAAGGCCATTGATTCACCATTTGGCAATAGTGAATCAACTATGAAAAGTGAGAATCTTCATGGGTTTTCAGATGAAAGGATCCCAAGAAAGGAGACAATGTGGAGGATAAATGATTCGCCTTCAAACTTGGAGGCTTTTGCTTTGGAGGATAACTTGAAACTCCCTGATCTAGAGAAAGATCAATACTGGAGTTCAATACTTTTCGGAGATCAAAAGGTAGATACGCTTTATTTGGTGGGCAGTAGTACAGTATCAAATGATCTGCCTTCAACCTCGGGGGCCGTTGGCTTTGCAATGAACGATCTGCCTTCTCTTGATGAAGCTTTTTGGGATGATGATTTGGAGTAGTATATACAGAAATTAAAGGAAGAGGGCGGATTGAAGCAAACTAGCAGCTGAACAAGTAGGGACGCTGAATTGTGGTGATGAAGCCAAAAGGTATCTGGCGATAGACTACTTAATGCAACAAGttggatatttttttatgctgGCTTTTGATTGTCTCTACAGTTTGTGTAATATAGTTTAGTCACTTTGTTTTAAGATCTTCTGAAGACGATCAAACTGATCCTTCTATTAAACTCtgaaaagaagagagagagagttttaATCATGGTTCTGTCCTTGGAATTCATTTTGAGAAGAAGTCTTGTagaattttcagaaaatgaattttattttggtcATTGAACTTCTAATACTCTTTCTGGCACTGCATGCTTTTCTTGATGCAGATTATGTTTTCTGAGCCCATTAGGTTTCTAAGTCATTTAGAAGTCAATTATGTTCAAAGAGATCTTTCTATTCCTTTCAATATATCCTAGggaatttaattatgttattttcaAGCATATGGTTGTGATTCCTCATAGTTATGCTCTTTCTCTCTCGCAATCTTTAAGTTAAGTTTCTGGTATCATTTCTAATATCAGTTGATTCTTTTAACATAATCTGGACAATTGGTTCAGCATTTCTCCTTCTCTTTCATGAAAATAACTCCTTCTAATCTATGATCtatcaataatcaatttaaaaacttgATTGCTAGAATTCAATGATTTGactaacaataatttaatcttacacaataaaaattttagacgGGCTGTCTTCAAAAGGCTGTTGCTATTATTAGCTAAACAACCCGGGTGAGTTCCCGCCATGTCTAAAGTCACCCTAACTAATTTTTAACCAAGCTTGAGTGGACAAAAACGCTAAAATCCCCGTCGTTTTGGTCTTTAACTGATTTAAGCACTGCACGTGATTTGCGCGTGCATTACCTAAGTACAAATAAACGACAACAAAATTGTGTCGTCTGTCCTTACAGCGATGTCACCGACGAGTCGTGCGGAAATAGACGGTACTGCAAACTGTGCTGTAGTAAGTAAAAGACGTCGTCGTTCGGTCTGATTTGCGGTCGACTTCAACAGGATTACAGGACCAATGTATGAAAGCAATCGAAAGTCGAAACTGATTAAGGGAGCTAAGGTGGTTAAGTAATTGGAGGTTACGGTTATGGAGTCTCTGATCATCAGATTCAGATGGAGTGTAATCTAGGATATGGTTGAGATTCGATCAAAGACGTCGAGAAGGACTCAGTTGAGAATCTAACCGTTGTAAAGCAATCTTTCAAGTGTGCATTGTAGCACGTAACTGAAGCTCTATAAGGGGAGCAACTTCTCATAACTGAATCTTGAATCTCTCAGAGTCGCCATATTTCTTGAACATATAAGAAACCTCTAGTTTCAAAGGCCCTTGGTATGGATGATTAAATGAGATCCCAACAAATGATCAAggttttttctcttctttgaaGCACACAATTCGGCGTACTCAAGATGAGGAACTTCTGGTGGTGATGGACAAGGACATCCTGAGACTTATCTGGAACAAGATAAAATCAGTTCAAGATTCTAACGGGGAAAAGTGAACAAGGAACAGTAAAGCAAGACATGGTATCAAGAGACAGTACTCAAATATTGTTGGAGGCATCATTTGTTGCTTCTACTCATTCATCAGTGTAATGATTTTGAGCTCGTGATAACCATGGCGCTGTTTTGGAATTCAAATTGAAGATCTAGCAAGAAGTCTTGGGGTTGTCTCAGAAACTGTATATGTTCTTTTGGTTCCTTTAAGCATTTAATTGACTATCTAGGGAGTTGATgttcttttcaaatatatagTGACCAATTTGATAGTGATTCCTGTTAGTTCCATATTATCTCTGCCATAATATTTTCTGTTAAAGTCTCTGGTATCCATTGCTAGTTGTAGTTGATTCTAGCATCTCTTATTTTAACAGCTTCCCAAtgtttcaattccaattcatTCTACATTTTCATCGAACAAAGAGATCTATTGGATTGCTATTAATGCATAATGTTGAACTTGTTGAGTGGTTTTTATATTTCTGTTTTGGTAAGTGCATACATGTATTATAGATCAGACTATCTATCATACGTAGGGTGAAACCAGACTCTTCATACACAATTGCTTGAGCTACACGGGAAAGACAAATGATCAAACGTTCAAGTATCCTGTCTTTAGCCTCAAACCTTATCAATTCATTCTTATTGTTCAAGAAGACAAATTCATCATCCTGATCAGCTCTTAATTGTGTTGTAAAAGCATAGAGGCCGCAAGTTGTAGTGATAATTATTTTCGTGAAAATTCTCAGCTAATCGAAAGAGCTTCTGCCAACTTGACTCCACTCCGTATTCCTTTATTGTCCATGGCTCTACATTGGGGTCAGCACGCCATGAACAGACTAAACAAAGGCGCCCATATAGAACTGACTCCGTCCCAAAAGCATAGTAGATATGTTTGTAATATATTCATTGGCGAGTGAGTTTCCGGAATGATTTATAAATCATAGGCTCTCACActtaatttgatatatttaagttgTAAAGTCCAATaacaaaacttaatttttggGTTTGGGCTGTTAAAGTATTCGAACCTTGAAACAGTTCAGATGTTTTATACTGATTTGGGGCACACACGGTGATGGGACAAAGCCcaagaaaacttaaatttgaaaaaaaataagatagtAACACCCAAACAATGGGAGCCACGGTTATGAGACGCGAAGCATGAATAGAGATAACtagaaatcaaatttaagGGACGCCATCAGTTGATTAATTCATctcttatattataaatattttgccACTGTTTGATTCATCCAAGACctactttattttatgttcTGTGTACTTGAATCAAGCACAGATTCACCGTAAATGCTAGCTTGGCTCATATTATTGCCGAGATAATGGTCCATTATCTCGAGTCTTAAAACtaccaaatttaaaatatcattttcatttttttttaaaaatgttcaaAACACTAGTCTAATCGATTTGACTCACTCACAAAGGCTGTTGCCAACCAAACCCAGGTGAGTTCCCGCCATTTCTAACTGCCTAACCGATTGTTGACCGAGCTTGACCGCACGTGACAAAGCATGCTGGCTCAGCGGCCTGTTGGCTAGCGAGCAAAATGCGCTAAGCATtagtgataaaaaaattgtacacTTTGTATTCAGCTTCATATAGGATTGATGGTTCAGTTTCAATCAAATGCACAGAAAAAGATCGACTCAATTGAGAGTTTAACGGTTGTAAAGCAATCCATCGTGTGTGCACTGTAGCACCTAATAAAAGGCCAATAAGATTCCTGATAACAGAAATGGGACTTCTCATAAATGAATCTTGAATCTCCGAGTTGCTATATTTCTTGAACATCGAAGAAACCTCCTTCAAAACCCTCACTCTTTCtgagtaaaagaaaattgaaagaaatgagTTCAACAAGGAGAACGAGAAGGAGAGCGGCCGCagaacagcaacaacaaggagaaggagaagaacAGCAGCCACAGAACATTGCACCCTCTCAAGAACagacaaaagaagaagaaggaggaGAAAACAAGCAAGAGCAAGTGGGTGCTAAAGATGATAGAATTGCAAGGGATGTTACAGTGCAACAATATCATGATATCTTGTCCGAAGATATCAATCTTCTGAAGGGACTCTCTAAGgccattcgtaactactgtggtGGACGAAGTGATGTTCGATTTGAAAAGTTGATAGTCGATTACTGTGAAATTGTTGATTCTCCATCAAGTGATTTTAAGGGTTTAGGGAAAAGACTGTGCAAGTTGCAGAAGGATTGTAAGTTGACGGATCCTGTGGAGGATATGATGAAAGATAAGGTGAATCTTGGTGGTGGGTTTTTGGATGAACAACTTCTGGTGGTGATGGACAAGGATAAAGCAAAGAAAGACATCCTGGTGGCGATGAGACTTCTCTGGAACAAGATAAATTCATTTGAAGATTCAACTCAACGACAGCCAGTGACTGTTGCACCCTCTGTAGAAGAgtctaaagaaaaagaagaagaagaaaagcaagtGTGTACCAAGATTGCAGAAACTGATCAAGTAGCAAAAGAAGTTGGTGATGGGTTTGGTGGCAATCTTGGCGGTACTAATGAAGATGCAAGAGAtggagatgaagaagaagagccAAAGAACATTCATGAACAATCTCAAGAAGAGtccaaagatgaagaagaagaaaactaTCAAGTTTTTGATGGGTTTGTCGGCAATCTTGATGGTGCCGATGAAGAAGCAAGAGATAAGGGTTCTTTGGAGTTGGACCAGACAATTTCGAATATAAAAGATCTGCCTTCTCTTGATGAAGGTTTCCGTACTGATGATTTGGATGAGTATCTACAGAAATTGAAGGAAGAGCAGGAGAATGAAGCGAAGAAGCAGCGGAGGATGTAGTGAAAGCAGAAAAGGTATCTGGCTATGGACTACTCATTGTAGCAAGTTAAATACTTTTTGATGTGGGCTTTAAATGTCTCTGCAGTTTTTAGTACAGTTTAGTTATTTTGTCAGAACTTTTGTTGATGATCAAATTGTTCCTTCTATTCATTCATCAGTGTAATGAGTGAGCTTGTGATCATCATGGCTCTGTTTTGAACTTCAGTTTGAAGAGCTAGCTAGCAGTCTTGTAGATGTTTCAGAAGTTGTGTACGTTCTTTTTGGTTCCTTTAAACATCTAATAAACTTTCAGATAGCATATGCTATTGCTGATGCAGATTATGGTGACTAATTTGGTTGTGATTTACTGATTCCTGttagttctttattttctctgtcacaatattttgattaagTTTCTGGTATAATTGCTACTTTTAGTTGCTTCTTCTCCCTAATTAACACCTTCCCAATGTACAATAACCTCATTTGGAATACAAGAGATGAA contains these protein-coding regions:
- the LOC112498927 gene encoding uncharacterized protein LOC112498927, which codes for MSSTRRTRRRAAAEQQQQGEGEEQQPQNIAPSQEQTKEEEGGENKQEQVGAKDDRIARDVTVQQYHDILSEDINLLKGLSKAIRNYCGGRSDVRFEKLIVDYCEIVDSPSSDFKGLGKRLCKLQKDCKLTDPVEDMMKDKVNLGGGFLDEQLLVVMDKDKAKKDILVAMRLLWNKINSFEDSTQRQPVTVAPSVEESKEKEEEEKQVCTKIAETDQVAKEVGDGFGGNLGGTNEDARDGDEEEEPKNIHEQSQEESKDEEEENYQVFDGFVGNLDGADEEARDKGSLELDQTISNIKDLPSLDEGFRTDDLDEYLQKLKEEQENEAKKQRRM